One genomic region from Dermacentor variabilis isolate Ectoservices chromosome 6, ASM5094787v1, whole genome shotgun sequence encodes:
- the LOC142585362 gene encoding uncharacterized protein LOC142585362, with amino-acid sequence MAAESAAPTRERQERCEVFSMDAKELLPERQWEQPEGGRPCAAFQQFVRDVEDQDGLSATDPGQRALTLTSCWVSLRTWRQSLPLQDAAQMLSVETMRFINGPSNKNTPLVSKTQLRFAITECKTQLSATLAPFLTVCEFLERTSQRRGGDPLMRRLLDATASKPLPEGLKACDSEDLLCRLECLRFWQKYDVVERICRERLSILAQQEQEQRNEERRQTGMEVVRVGVGGQAFLEHLLCVLYRQRRIQELCTETSRFSCHEGVQLVRGLAQRANDPERADVAEALAHVFLVRDLLLASPFCCTRELMVLWCQLQRIQGHAVPQVARAALRLLLPHASNSAQFYLFCDVLWEHYGRQLIPVYLDLFVRGLTTDINALQTAMHCENWANVREMEVHMAGVLLKLATLFPDLPEVSRECVLSAFALDPTEEQLAQLESLTEQVEVKSTYNISGQPSSPHEQGAGRKLEDVADGRACRCGGRCSDEPVQQKTSPALADGRPEYEMDYWHPILNQQMDGVPYRLLKDFVTVLECVRPRCVNLCSDWRWYLECFESRRAALRNRRSNERSRRTPQEYCGSADSETDSASEEEESDDEARRRAQLHIKKVLDSAGLPVKRRDKRRANAKCKSSRKKKKKSSRKHKKEVHLVENAAAEFGLTGLAESAGLEMSGLGSAELGLTRLGATELDSAELGPMELCPTGLDSAGLEDAGLDSTELDATELETIGLEPMDLDPTDLGPPLQEEKAHDSLQVGMPKVKKKSQKKVSHKKKEGFATPAPTGGGCLQTLRVVLERFDKLSGSAPNNLVNKKSGLRVVPVLSLPNISLDDESKRAYLWTDGAAAPKSPLSKLNLPQGPAYQRVATEFEARLQTTPLKRFLRYQIKRPKFSSKKAVPVKVSMRSVKGVPMTPATPAKLVSVPKAVMPVAVSKAASVVSPKAAVPVLSKASTTLAVPKVVPVAVPAAKGAAAPVTKTHAVAAPKVSPVPVSKAPPHAIITRTQPGTVCKTPPVLVSKAPTTIVAKPPAVIPSTPVGATVAKNTPMLASKPMPSMVRPLKDYAKALKGAVVSSNVPYAVKTMGSVQSAVPTSTSASQSTVMPAAMMTTDAIDLPKHTVDTTIQVQVPTTPRIMAPAPSPLPSHVVSLQQETLPPVQESPRPMAEPPLGMSVPNAAVAEAAKPSQPQVMPQVIAAPHGTQQVITSTATTPVQQSTSSCSLQGNQPLTIASSCASLITNVTTDASQVLSQLKQGQATVLRLPIYSRALQQQVGQAGVKTDSPGVCMLPMKILNAAMLSGQEKVLNVGNQKIAINALPGLLAASTSGSTTVSGTVVSSAAPNMVSAKIVPTMVGAQNMQAMHQLQQLVRLNTLPGTMAQMNAAGGATVLSADQLGGQAGLTNITALTLPLQGGLVGGRIIAGKIMIPVNSLLQQGSTLSAGGMPVIILKNQPAQAKIVTDAANLAQQVQQQVQQQVQQQVQQQAQIQQSIQAQQQVQQLQQQMRQQQQQQQQQQQQQQQQQQQQQQVQQVQLQHLQPNGTTVVSNANTAALSVMDGTSTVVVSAATTSVSAVSTTGGVPSATAVKKTWMPIRSKPGAMEYRKACNMPPVKVTKAKLLAPVSSQQQMPIGYTSPQATVSVTGTTRVLAQSVCKTLPIANLSGVTHLTMPTMQMGVPMAVVTPSSVAGQITMPVTQKVVTRQVTVPLARLLQKPTPNACKPTEAAVSALQPQSIAASVAQTPQTASAVQTVLASVQSTASATPCIVSTQASMPVAPTEEDVQKPTVPVAVTKSPPTVVPTTKTVTATAVSAVNQRTGIHLPFPEDLVDPSPSGATYVPVNSAELMPTGRSEKQKEDEESAKAYYRRKKAAMAQKARLAAQPKPQPLSQSMSKSLTAICDAVRCSLLVTDDEKNKVDAEATIRECQVYELDYSSDDSSDCSVEDLYEEKALLRRLQHEDELNSILYVSDSVASEPDCDPYQWSSQSSLLLEQLNSDGDARDTMTPSSVGESIFESGSSLSKKLAMKAKISSSSGGNCQENGLQSPSRFTCDRCNRGFFSAYNLRRHQKNVHKMVFKSLHVPSHGSRDTPSPQQRVMVTKQPSRNTATPQPYKTPKHSPQPPKRTLFDVTEDDENSSPEKVFCAQSVDEDQRLSFESPGLPSDSEESALYGIKDEPSDPGISSLICDNASFNVIPQVPRDFFSRKEDNQRELSLSDVVTGSAKQLVPKSLVSKQVKSHDSPELSKNLDPADILESLEVAKMSAWTSTRGPLVNRGGGATVGSMDCDDEVNEVMEAEAGLESLLGKEAGANHGGDAQDDIDDIQPTVQHMGMTDIKDEEGQGSQEPWNAVDQAALLEGIKAVESLGEYGTDSLDFFVAPRNVMSIQDQEGLLSFADGSPHIDEEDAGDMSEESDGAGTAALTNEKLMEPRVEEGEEKPCTSHCRTRSREASVKRSCPCCEDSSPKKRLTRSSSSSGKTRSATKKVRTR; translated from the exons GCAGCAGGAGCAGGAGCAGCGCAATGAGGAGCGGCGGCAGACGGGCATGGAAGTGGTGCGGGTGGGTGTTGGCGGGCAGGCCTTTCTCGAACACCTGCTCTGCGTCCTCTACCGGCAGCGAAGGATCCAGGAACTTTGCACCGAG ACTTCGAGGTTCTCGTGCCACGAAGGGGTGCAGCTGGTGCGGGGTCTGGCACAACGGGCCAATGACCCCGAGCGTGCAGATGTGGCCGAAGCCCTCGCGCACGTGTTCCTGGTGCGAGACCTCCTGCTGGCGTCTCCGTTCTGCTGCACTCGCGAGCTCATGGTGCTCTGGTGCCAGTTACAGAGGATACAGGGCCATGCGGTGCCGCAGGTGGCACGGGCTGCATTACGCCTGCTGCTGCCCCATGCGTCCAACAGTGCGCAGTTCTACCTCTTCTGTGATGTCCTGTGGGAACAT TATGGAAGACAGCTGATTCCAGTCTACCTGGATCTTTTTGTGCGTGGGCTAACGACGGACATCAACGCCCTCCAGACCGCCATGCACTGCGAGAACTGGGCCAACGTTCGAGAAATGGAGGTGCACATGGCAGGTGTTCTGCTCAAGCTGGCGACCCTGTTCCCCGACTTGCCCGAAGTGTCGCGCGAGTGCGTCCTCAGTGCCTTTGCCCTGGATCCCACAGAGGAGCAGCTGGCCCAGCTCGAATCGCTCACCGAGCAAGTGGAAGTCAAGTCGACCTACAACATCAGCGGCCAGCCTAGCTCACCTCACGAGCAGGGTGCAGGCCGCAAACTCGAGGACGTCGCGGACGGTCGGGCGTGCCGTTGCGGTGGCCGTTGCAGCGACGAGCCCGTGCAGCAGAAGACAAGTCCGGCCCTGGCCGACGGGAGGCCTGAATACGAGATGGACTACTGGCACCCCATCCTCAACCAGCAGATGGATGGGGTCCCCTACAGGCTTCTCAAAGACTTTGTGACTGTTCTCGAGTGTGTGCGTCCGAGATGTGTTAACCTCTGTTCCGACTGGCGCTGGTACTTGGAATGCTTTGAAAGCCGACGAGCAGCGCTACGGAACCGGAGGTCTAACGAGCGTAGCCGCAGGACGCCTCAGGAATACTGTGGCAGTGCCGACAGCGAGACGGACTCAGCCTCAGAGGAGGAAGAGAGCGATGACGAGGCAAGACGAAGAGCTCAGCTGCACATTAAGAAGGTCTTGGATAGTGCAGGGCTGCCGGTCAAACGCAGGGACAAGCGAAGAGCAAATGCTAAATGCAAGtcgtcacgaaaaaaaaagaaaaaaagctcgaGAAAGCATAAGAAGGAAGTTCACTTAGTGGAAAATGCTGCTGCAGAGTTTGGCTTGACAGGTCTCGCTGAGTCTGCAGGTCTGGAGATGAGTGGTCTTGGCTCAGCAGAGCTTGGTCTGACAAGGCTTGGTGCAACAGAGCTCGATTCCGCTGAGCTAGGCCCAATGGAGCTTTGTCCGACAGGGCTCGACTCGGCTGGCCTGGAGGATGCAGGGCTAGACTCCACCGAGCTCGACGCAACCGAACTGGAAACGATTGGCTTGGAGCCGATGGACCTTGACCCCACAGACTTAGGGCCACCTCTGCAAGAAGAGAAAGCACACGATTCGTTACAAGTAGGGATGCccaaagttaaaaagaaaagtcAGAAAAAAGTGTCGCACAAGAAAAAGGAAGGATTTGCCACTCCTGCACCGACTGGTGGTGGGTGCTTGCAGACACTGCGCGTTGTgctggagcgctttgacaaactCTCAGGGAGTGCACCGAATAACCTGGTGAACAAGAAAAGTGGCCTCCGAGTTGTGCCCGTCTTGTCCCTGCCCAACATTTCACTAGACGACGAGTCAAAGAGGGCTTACCTATGGACAGACGGGGCCGCAGCACCCAAGTCGCCCCTGTCAAAGCTAAACCTGCCGCAGGGTCCAGCATATCAAAGGGTGGCCACTGAATTTGAAGCCCGACTTCAGACCACGCCTCTGAAGCGATTTCTGCGGTACCAGATCAAGAGGCCGAAGTTTTCGAGCAAGAAGGCTGTCCCTGTAAAAGTGTCTATGCGGTCTGTGAAGGGTGTGCCAATGACTCCTGCCACACCAGCCAAGTTGGTATCTGTCCCCAAAGCTGTAATGCCAGTGGCAGTCTCAAAGGCAGCATCTGTAGTTTCTCCTAAAGCAGCAGTTCCGGTGCTCTCCAAGGCATCAACAACATTAGCTGTGCCTAAAGTGGTCCCTGTGGCTGTTCCAGCAGCAAAAGGGGCTGCAGCACCAGTGACCAAGACCCATGCCGTAGCCGCTCCCAAGGTTTCACCTGTGCCAGTTTCGAAGGCACCACCACACGCAATTATCACAAGAACACAGCCAGGGACAGTTTGTAAAACACCACCAGTGCTGGTTTCCAAAGCTCCCACTACAATAGTCGCAAAACCACCTGCTGTAATCCCCTCAACACCTGTAGGTGCCACTGTTGCCAAGAACACTCCTATGCTTGCTTCCAAGCCAATGCCATCAATGGTTCGCCCATTGAAGGACTATGCAAAGGCTTTGAAAGGAGCAGTGGTTTCCTCAAATGTTCCTTATGCAGTTAAGACGATGGGCAGCGTCCAATCTGCTGTGCCGACCTCCACTTCTGCAAGTCAAAGCACTGTAATGCCTGCTGCCATGATGACCACTGATGCTATTGACCTGCCCAAGCATACTGTCGATACTACAATCCAGGTACAAGTACCCACAACGCCGCGCATCATGGCTCCTGCGCCGTCTCCTCTGCCTAGCCATGTGGTGTCGTTGCAACAGGAGACCTTGCCACCAGTTCAGGAGTCGCCACGGCCTATGGCAGAACCTCCATTAGGAATGTCTGTTCCTAATGCTGCAGTAGCAGAAGCCGCCAAACCATCCCAGCCACAGGTGATGCCTCAAGTAATTGCTGCACCACATGGGACGCAACAAGTTATTACATCTACTGCAACGACCCCAGTGCAACAATCCACTAGCAGTTGCTCATTGCAAGGAAATCAGCCACTCACCATTGCCTCATCGTGTGCTTCTCTGATCACAAACGTTACCACTGATGCAAGCCAAGTGCTTAGCCAACTCAAGCAAGGACAAGCCACAGTCCTTAGGCTGCCTATCTACTCAagagcacttcagcagcaggtaGGTCAGGCAGGTGTGAAGACTGACTCGCCAGGTGTCTGCATGCTGCCAATGAAGATTTTGAATGCTGCCATGCTCTCCGGCCAGGAGAAGGTGTTGAATGTTGGGAACCAAAAGATTGCCATCAATGCTCTGCCTGGACTACTGGCAGCCTCAACAAGTGGCTCCACGACAGTGTCCGGAACCGTAGTGAGCAGTGCAGCACCCAACATGGTTTCAGCCAAGATTGTACCAACAATGGTGGGTGCTCAGAACATGCAAGCTATGCATCAGTTACAGCAGCTGGTGCGGCTCAACACCCTGCCAGGCACCATGGCACAGATGAACGCTGCTGGCGGTGCCACTGTGCTATCGGCAGACCAGCTTGGAGGACAGGCGGGGCTTACGAACATCACAGCCCTGACTCTCCCTCTTCAGGGCGGACTGGTTGGAGGCCGCATCATAGCAGGCAAGATCATGATTCCCGTCAACAGCTTGCTTCAGCAGGGCTCCACTCTGTCAGCTGGAGGTATGCCAGTCATCATACTCAAGAACCAGCCTGCTCAAGCAAAGATTGTCACTGATGCAGCAAACTTGGCACAACAGGTTCAACAGCAGGTTCAGCAACAGGTTCAGCAGCAAGTGCAACAGCAAGCACAAATTCAGCAGTCAATACAGGCTCagcagcaagtgcagcagttgcagcagcaaatgaggcagcagcagcaacaacaacaacaacaacaacaacaacagcagcagcagcagcagcaacagcaacaggtCCAGCAAGTCCAGCTGCAGCACTTGCAGCCAAATGGCACAACAGTAGTGTCGAATGCAAACACAGCGGCACTTTCAGTCATGGATGGCACAAGCACGGTGGTGGtttcagcagcaacaacaagtgTGTCAGCAGTGTCCACAACGGGTGGAGTACCGAGTGCGACGGCGGTCAAGAAAACTTGGATGCCGATACGCAGCAAGCCGGGCGCTATGGAGTACCGGAAGGCCTGCAACATGCCTCCTGTGAAGGTCACAAAGGCCAAGCTGCTGGCCCCTGTGTCCTCACAGCAGCAGATGCCCATCGGTTACACCAGCCCTCAGGCCACGGTATCTGTCACTGGTACTACCCGTGTGCTGGCACAGTCTGTCTGCAAGACACTCCCCATTGCCAACCTGTCTGGTGTCACCCACCTCACCATGCCAACCATGCAGATGGGCGTGCCCATGGCTGTCGTCACTCCCAGTTCTGTGGCCGGTCAGATCACCATGCCTGTCACGCAAAAAGTTGTCACTCGGCAAGTGACCGTACCTCTCGCGAGATTGCTACAGAAGCCCACGCCTAATGCATGTAAACCCACCGAGGCTGCGGTGTCGGCTCTCCAGCCGCAGAGCATCGCCGCCTCTGTTGCACAGACACCGCAGACAGCATCCGCTGTTCAGACTGTCCTGGCCTCTGTTCAAAGCACAGCCTCGGCAACTCCATGCATTGTATCGACCCAAGCGAGCATGCCAGTTGCCCCAACTGAGGAAGATGTTCAGAAGCCAACAGTTCCTGTGGCTGTCACAAAGAGTCCGCCGACGGTTGTTCCCACGACCAAGACAGTGACCGCAACAGCAGTGAGTGCAGTAAACCAGCGTACTGGAATACATTTGCCATTTCCAGAAGACCTGGTGGACCCAAGTCCCAGTGGCGCCACCTATGTACCTGTGAATAGCGCTGAGCTGATGCCCACTGGCCGAAGTGAGAAGCAGAAAGAGGATGAAGAGTCCGCAAAGGCTTATTATCGTCGCAAGAAAGCTGCCATGGCCCAGAAGGCGCGGTTAGCTGCACAGCCAAAACCACAGCCCCTTTCCCAGTCCATGTCGAAGTCCCTCACCGCTATTTGCGACGCTGTTCGTTGCAGCCTCTTGGTCACTGACGATGAGAAGAATAAAGTAGACGCTGAG gcaACTATCAGAGAATGTCAAGTATATGAGCTGGACTACTCCAGTGATGACTCATCAGATTGTAGTGTGGAAGACCTGTATGAAGAGAAAGCTTTGCTGCGCCGTCTGCAGCACGAGGACGAGTTAAACAGCATCCTGTACGTTTCCGACTCTGTTGCCTCCGAGCCGGATTGTGATCCATACCAGTGGTCTAGTCAGTCATCACTGCTGCTTGAACAGTTGAACTCTGACGGGGATGCCAGGGACACCATGACACCTTCCTCGGTCGGCGAGAGCATTTTTGAGAGTGGCTCCAGTCTTTCCAAGAAGCTGGCTATGAAGGCCAAGATTTCTTCGTCTTCTGGTGGCAATTGCCAAGAGAATGGACTTCAGTCACCTTCGAGGTTCACATGTGACCGATGCAACCGGGGGTTTTTCTCTGCATACAACCTGCGCCGACATCAAAAGAATGTGCACAAGATGGTGTTCAAGTCGCTGCATGTGCCATCGCATGGCTCGAGGGACACCCCCTCTCCACAGCAGCGAGTCATGGTGACAAAGCAGCCATCAAGGAACACAGCAACACCCCAGCCCTACAAAACACCGAAGCACTCGCCCCAGCCCCCCAAGCGCACCCTGTTCGATGTAACTGAAGATGATGAGAATTCAAGTCCGGAAAAGGTGTTCTGCGCTCAGTCTGTTGACGAAGACCAGAGGCTGTCCTTTGAGAGTCCTGGCCTTCCGTCTGATTCAGAGGAGAGCGCTTTGTATGGCATCAAGGATGAACCATCGGATCCTGGCATTTCTTCACTCATTTGCGACAATGCATCTTTTAACGTCATTCCTCAGGTTCCACGAGACTTTTTCTCAAGAAAAGAGGACAATCAACGCGAGCTGTCTCTGTCAGATGTGGTCACGGGAAGCGCTAAGCAGCTGGTTCCCAAAAGTCTTGTTTCCAAGCAGGTCAAAAGCCACGATTCGCCAGAGCTTTCTAAAAACCTCGATCCAGCGGACATTCTGGAGTCCCTGGAAGTGGCTAAGATGTCCGCCTGGACGTCGACAAGGGGGCCCCTAGTGAACAGGGGCGGCGGTGCCACAGTGGGGTCAATGGACTGCGACGACGAAGTTAACGAAGTGATGGAAGCTGAAGCTGGCTTGGAGAGCCTGCTCGGAAAGGAGGCAGGAGCCAACCACGGTGGCGACGCTCAGGATGACATTGACGACATTCAGCCCACGGTGCAGCACATGGGGATGACGGACATAAAGGACGAAGAGGGCCAAGGTTCGCAGGAGCCCTGGAACGCAGTCGACCAGGCAGCACTACTGGAGGGCATCAAGGCAGTTGAGTCACTCGGCGAGTACGGGACGGACAGCCTCGACTTTTTCGTTGCACCCCGCAATGTGATGTCCATACAGGACCAGGAAGGCCTGCTCAGCTTCGCCGATGGTTCGCCGCACATAGACGAGGAAGATGCGGGTGACATGAGCGAGGAGTCGGATGGGGCGGGCACCGCTGCCTTGACCAACGAGAAGCTCATGGAGCCCCGCGTGGAGGAAGGGGAGGAAAAACCGTGCACCAGCCACTGCCGGACACGTTCGCGGGAGGCATCCGTCAAGCGCAGCTGCCCGTGCTGTGAGGACTCGTCACCCAAGAAGCGCCTGACGCGGAGTTCCTCATCGAGTGGCAAGACGCGATCGGCAACCAAGAAAGTCAGGACAAGGTGA